In Enterobacter sp. 638, a single window of DNA contains:
- a CDS encoding DinI-like family protein, which yields MKVELTIDRTKKLPDGALPALERELLKRLNGRFDECNLNIKRAGADSLMVFGADKDDKKTVEQILQETWESADDWFY from the coding sequence ATGAAGGTTGAGTTAACTATTGATCGCACTAAAAAACTTCCTGATGGTGCATTGCCAGCTTTAGAGAGAGAACTGCTGAAGAGACTGAATGGTCGCTTCGATGAGTGTAATTTAAATATCAAGCGGGCTGGTGCAGACAGCCTCATGGTATTCGGCGCTGATAAAGACGATAAAAAGACTGTTGAGCAGATCCTTCAAGAAACGTGGGAAAGCGCAGACGATTGGTTTTACTAA